The following proteins come from a genomic window of Montipora foliosa isolate CH-2021 chromosome 2, ASM3666993v2, whole genome shotgun sequence:
- the LOC137991752 gene encoding uncharacterized protein, producing MCGEGDERAPAQNLAQNPAKGHGQNPADHISGNIMNFEQPKFNIRQENRLEALKAFKKTCGYIFKGSLVNISEERKCILVQDWLGPGRQKIYDSLDSGEDEDRQVRDQFVNGVSDDDLNKKLLEKGNALTRIQAVSIGKAHETTNQEVQECCQKPHVSDSTKAVLKDKPNKGLMCNYRANKKGSHSFINKRHCPAWGALCNLCKTENHFKDSKEFDLYKEISGDHDLQDLNTTFRPVLSLYDEKTQIQTLGTRKCFVFNPATGEEGIIQFRIVAEDVTPLIGLSDSEELKLIELLLENIATLDSGKPNVPSSASELHTPLTLQTIHCKDPEVFENCVGKLDGELHLYTKQDVTPTKAAPKEIPLSVKNKFIAEVKDLEEQGIIEKVTEPTDWVSAPTIVSKPSAKNGIRLCIVFRPLNTALKRSEYPIPTVGHLFTAIWHVPLDEPSSLLTTFNTPFGRMKWKRMPFGISVAPEEFQRRIDESLEGLGGTKAIAHDILI from the exons ATGTGTGGAGAAGGAGATGAACGTGCTCCTGCTCAAAATCTTGCTCAAAATCCTGCTAAAGGTCATGGTCAAAATCCGGCTGATCATAtttctggaaatattatgaacttTGAGCAACCAAAGTTCAATATTCGCCAAGAAAATCGCCTCGAAGCATTAAAAGCATTCAAGAAAACGTGTGGATATATCTTCAAAGGAAGCCTCGTTAATATATCTGAGGAACGAAAGTGTATACTGGTACAAGATTGGCTCGGACCGGGACGACAGAAGATTTATGACAGTTTAGACTCGGGCGAGG ATGAAGACAGACAAGTGAGAGACCAATTTGTGAATGGAGTTTCTGATGATGATTTGAATaaaaaactgcttgaaaaagGAAACGCTCTTACTCGAATTCAAGCTGTGTCAATTGGCAAAGCCCATGAAACCACAAACCAAGAAGTTCAGGAATGCTGTCAAAAACCACATGTGAGTGATAGTACCAAAGCTGTACTTAAAGATAAGCCAAACAAAGGTCTTATGTGTAACTACCGTGCTAACAAGAAAGGATCACATAGCTTCATCAACAAGAGACACTGCCCTGCCTGGGGAGCACTGTGTAACCTTTGCAAGActgaaaatcattttaaagattccaaGGAAT TTGATTTGTACAAGGAGATTAGTGGTGATCATGACCTACAGGACCTAAATACAACTTTCCGTCCAGTCCTTTCTCTCTATGATGAGAAAACTCAGATCCAAACACTGGGAACCAGAAAATGTTTTGTGTTCAACCCTGCAACTGGAGAAGAAGGGATTATTCAGTTTAGAATCGTTGCTGAGGACGTCACCCCTCTAATTGGTTTAAGTGACTCTGAGGAACTAAAGCTTATTGAGCTTCTTCTAGAGAACATTGCTACTTTAGATTCTGGCAAACCCAATGTTCCTTCATCTGCTTCAGAATTACACACACCACTCACCTTGCAAACCATTCATTGCAAGGACCCAGAGGTGTTTGAGAACTGTGTAGGAAAGCTGGATGGTGAACTGCACCTCTACACGAAACAAGATGTTACTCCAACGAAAGCCGCTCCCAAGGAGATCCCGCTGtctgttaaaaacaaatttatagCTGAAGTCAAAGATCTTGAGGAACAAGGCattattgaaaaagttactgAGCCCACTGACTGGGTGAGTGCTCCCACGATCGTCAGCAAGCCTTCTGCTAAGAATGGAATAAGACTTTGCATAGTTTTCAGACCTCTGAACACTGCACTCAAGCGCTCTGAGTATCCAATACCAACCGTTGGTCATCTCTTTACAGCAATTTGGCATGTCCCACTGGATGAACCCAGCTCCCTTCTCACAACCTTCAACACTCCTTTCGGGAGAATGAAATGGAAAAGAATGCCTTTTGGCATTAGTGTCGCACCTGAAGAATTCCAAAGAAGAATAGATGAGAGTTTAGAAGGACTGGGTGGTACTAAAGCCATTGCTCATGACATCCTCATCTGA
- the LOC137991750 gene encoding uncharacterized protein has translation MPRKQGVDGQIKGEKYHINCLELMASFFRLKAFCKNEHGIHVQIYSDNSTTVNYINAMGGTHSRECNTIAKDIWQWCIDKQIWLTAAPIPGTKNVVEDRESRVFSDNKEWTIRPDIFRKITDIWGDPCIDLFAPRLNHQVSCYVSWKPDPGAGFIDAFSSTWGKQLFYAFPPFSLIARCLQKIQTDSAEGFMIVPMWPTQSWYPKLLHVLVDVPRVLPSQQTALQMRGMKQEVHPLAKKLVLIIDPVSATVPQALDFLVELFETGVGYSGINTARSALSSVLKPVNGITFGPQESVKRFLKGVYEARPSNPRYAVTWEVNKVLNYLTSTSTTECSLKDLTLKLVTLMSLLSVRRRQTIHYLSLEDMVTSETTVTFVVSKPLKQSKPGSKPTVVEFVAYPDNPNICVVTILKAYLDRTSALGGGAQQLFVSYSKPF, from the exons ATGCCGAGAAAACAGGGGGTAGATGGTCAGATAAAGGGGGAAAAATACCACATCAACTGTTTGGAGCTGATGGCTTCATTTTTTAGACTTAAGGCATTTTGCAAAAATGAGCACGGCATCCATGTCCAAATCTATTCGGATAACTCTACAACTGTGAACTATATTAATGCCATGGGGGGCACACATTCCAGAGAATGCAACACTATTGCTAAAGATATTTGGCAGTGGTGCATAGATAAACAAATATGGTTAACAGCTGCTCCTATTCCAGGCACAAAAAATGTTGTGGAGGACCGAGAATCGCGTGTCTTCTCAGACAATAAGGAGTGGACGATAAGACCTGACATATTTCGGAAGATAACAGATATCTGGGGGGACCCCTGCATAGATCTCTTTGCACCCAGACTAAATCACCAGGTCTCATGTTATGTATCCTGGAAACCTGATCCAGGGGCAGGTTTTATTGATGCTTTTTCTAGCACATGGGGTAAACAGCTCTTCTATGCTTTTCCCCCTTTTAGTTTAATTGCCAGATGTCTTCAGAAGATACAGACCGATTCTGCAGAAGGCTTCATGATAGTCCCAATGTGGCCAACTCAAAGTTGGTACCCCAAACTCCTTCACGTGTTAGTGGATGTTCCAAGAGTACTACCGTCACAACAGACTGCCTTACAAATGCGGGGGATGAAACAAGAAGTTCACCCCTTAGCCAAGAAACTGGTTTTGATT ATTGATCCAGTTTCGGCCACTGTTCCCCAAGCGCTTGATTTTTTAGTGGAGTTATTTGAGACTGGCGTTGGTTACAGTGGCATTAACACTGCAAGGTCTGCCCTATCCAGTGTCTTAAAACCTGTCAACGGGATAACGTTTGGACCCCAAGAAAGTGTAAAAAGGTTTTTGAAAGGAGTTTACGAAGCAAGACCATCCAACCCAAGATACGCTGTGACATGGGAGGTGAACAAGGTCCTGAACTATCTTACGTCAACCTCTACTACAGAGTGTTCTCTTAAAGATCTGACTTTAAAATTGGTCACTCTAATGTCACTGCTGTCAGTTCGACGACGACAAACAATCCACTACTTGTCTTTGGAGGACATGGTTACTTCAGAAACTACCGTGACTTTTGTTGTTTCTAAACCTTTAAAGCAATCTAAGCCGGGGTCTAAACCCACTGTTGTTGAGTTTGTAGCTTATCCGGATAACCCCAACATTTGTGTTGTCACTATTTTGAAGGCTTATCTTGATCGCACATCTGCCTTGGGTGGTGGTGCACAACAATTGTTTGTTAGTTATTCCAAGCCGTTTTAA